The Drosophila innubila isolate TH190305 chromosome 2R unlocalized genomic scaffold, UK_Dinn_1.0 1_C_2R, whole genome shotgun sequence DNA window tgtttcGTATTCGCTTTACGGTTGTTAACTCAGTTTCTGCGGTTTCGGCCCGTAACGAATTGCATATGCGCTGCTGCGCTCCAAATTTAAACCACAAATGTACACACTAGTGGccataattattttgacaagcATAATTACTCTTTTTTCgaatcaattatttttgtaatttaagtGAACTATTTATAACAGCAGGAAATATGTTACTTATTTGAAAACTACAGATTTTTTACATTAGAAATTATGCATTTACAACAAATTCCAATTAGCAGTTGTTGCACTTCAGTTTTCACGCAATTTACCAAGTTTATACGGCAGCTATTGTCTGTTTTAAATGCAATCGCTCACTTATAGAACACTTTTTTAAACCACTTCAACGCGAGAAGTGCTTTTAATTGAAGTCGCTTTAAtgtgttatacatttgtatgtataacgccttaaaatgtataacaaaatCATCAAactcttattaaaaatacattagcAAGTCAAAACGATTTCAGTTAAATCGGTTTTAGCTGTCCTATAAACTTCACAAATAATGTTGTGGTAACTCTGCAAAGATGTCCTAGCGTCAGTAGAGCTTACATACTTACGTACATCAGCAGCCACAACACAAATATGCAGTACGTTGAGGACTGTAGCGTGCTTCTCTTGTTgcgctttgtttatttttaacaaaactgGATTTTCACTACGGTCCGTTGGCTGGCTGGCTGACTGGACGGCTCGGCTGCATGGAGCCATGGAACGTGAACGTAAAATGTTCACGCTACGCCAGTGAAGCTTGCGGAAAAAAGAGAAGAGCAGATAtactacacacacaccatTACAATGAGAAGTTCATGTACATGTACACCATCAGCAAAACCCAAGCCCCAAAGCACAAAACTTCATTTTGCACGATCGCCGTTTGCCTGGGCCTGTATAACAGCTACTATCTCCATTAAGTTCTCTATTCTCATGTGTACGTGCCTCTGTCTGTGCCCGTGCATGTGTatacttatgtgtgtgtgtttgcgaaAATGCAAACGAAGCGAATTTGAGAATGGGCTACTTGTCTGGCACTGGAGGTTATTTTATCTGGCAACGTTGTTCACATTGTTGAGCTGACATTTGATCCTTTGAAATTGAAGGAGCAGAACAGATGTGAAATTCAACAGTTTGACAAATCTGTTGCGCAACAAGTACAACTAGAGTTTTTGCACTAATGCGTTATTTCCGTCCCATACGGATCAGGGTGAAGTTGAAGTAAGGTGGAGTATTTGCCTTTGACGTATTTCGATACAAGGTGAGGTGCCAATTTCAccatgagcaacaacaacgtttgCTGTCATACTGTCAAAGATAACCAATGGGAACTCAGATCTGCAGTTGCGTCACCTTGTATTAAATTCAACTTGATGCGGATGTTGATGCGAAAGCTTAAAGCTTTGCATTAACGGGAGTCAGAGTACGGTAATCGATTGCGAATATTGATAGATTTAGTagtatgtattatattattgttatatatgataatatgtttatgtataatgaatgttgatttttgttttgaacttaattaattaatcgtTGAGTCGAAAGCGCCTGCGCATTTGGCTCAAATGCTGCTCCGATGTCCCTGGATGAcaatctatatatgtatataactcTGTTTAGATCTAGCTTAAGCTATCGACGACATTTTCCTGATCATCGTTATGCTCTTCCAGGGCAAAGGAAGCACCGCGCTTGCGATTAGTACCCGATGCACTTCCTCCTCCCGCTTGACCGCCTGTCATAATCGAGTAATTTTTCGTTGTTGATTTGCGTACAGTCACCGCATCTTTTTCGAGTGTGTGATCAATGTTGGCGACGTTcccatttccgtttccgttgccattgctgtggccattgctgctgctgcagctgctcgtGTGTGAGGAGCAGCTGCCATTACCATTCCCGTTCCCATTATTATTACTGTTCCCATTATTATTACTACTGTTCCCATTATTATTACTGTTCCCAGTCCCCATCCCATTGCCCGGACGATCGACGACTTCGTTGATAAATACATCCATGTGATCGATGGTATCGTTGAGAGCAAAGCTCTGATCCCGACGCTCGCTCTTCTTCCACAGGTAATAGAACTGTACCAGTTCGCGCATTGTTCTTGTGCGCACCTAAAAAGgatcacacacatatacaaacatGATCACTGATCATCTCTAGACATGCGTGGTGCTTTCCTTTACCTGATTCTGACGTATCTGATAAAAGTCCTTGCCAAATTTCTGTATGCCCTCCTCGAATTTCTGGCACTCCTCCTCGGACCAGCTGCTCATGGTATCACTAAGCGGCAGCACATTTAAACGTTTGCGACGCAGTGCCTCCTTGAAATCGTAACCACACTGGACGAGCAGATGCAACGCTTGCTCATTATCCTTGACCACCGCATCCAGGTCGGATGAACTgaccgttgctgctgctggagctGTGGCAGCCACTGTGGCTGACACATTGGCTTCTATGCCGGCGGCAGCGATCTCTTCACCCTCAGCCAGGACAGCTTCCTCCGGCGGTGTGGCCAGCGATCGTGTCTCTTGTATCTTGGCCAAATAATCCTCCACTTCACGTTCGCTGACTTGACTTGGCTCCCAAATCAACTGATCCTCGTTCTCATAGGGCAATACGTCGCCATATAGTGAGAGACCTTCAGGGATTtcagcttgaaaatcggctccAACCATAATTATCTTTCTCGCATCATCCGAATCGGTGTCACTGtccccctcctcctcctcctccccctCACCGGCCTCTATTTCCTCAAAGAGCGTCTGCAGTGGcgtaactaaaaaaaatagacatattaaataaataaataataacggttccggtgttataaattaattgtgtcACATACAGCTTTCCAGTTGCTCCATTGTGTGTTGGGCACTGCTGCTGCCAAAGGATTCATCTGGATACAAGTCCAGCAAGTGTGAGCGATGTTGCTTTTTGTTAACTTCTGGCGGCAATACTCCTGGCACTTCATCCGTGTCCACGACAGCTGCATTGAGTGATGCACAATCCGACACAGCAGCCAGAGATTCCTCTGGCTCATCCTTGTCAGTCACAACACTCGTTGTTTCCTCGAcagacgttgttgttgctgttgtgttgccAACTTCCGGCTCCTGGTACTGTCGCTTCGTTGCACGTCTGCGCCGggaactgctgctgctggtggaaCGTTTAAAGCTGCTTGTTCCGGCGGCTGGAGACGTTGTCAGTGCGGCATTTGTCATGCTACTGTACTTGGCCAGCAACTCTTCGATGGGCATCTCACTTTCCTCTCGCAGTGTCGCTATCTCATCTTCCGGATTATGCGCCTCTTGATCCGCGAGTGCCTCTTCTTCATTCAGTGTCGCCTCGTCGTCAAAGTCATTTACCATCATATCAATAGTTGGCTCAAATGTCGTGTCTGCCACGGATGAGGTGGGCGACATTGGTAGCGGCTGTACGCTGCCGCTGTCGGATGCGCATCCGGAAGGGGATGCAAAGCTCATTGCTGGCGATTTGCGGCGCTCCCGCTTGGTTGGCGTTATTGTTAATTCGCGTCCCGCCATTGCAAGAGTTTATGCTTCTTCTGTTTACTTTTTTCAGTTGTAGTCTCATTCGAAGGCTGCCACCCCGTAAAAGTTACCGATCTGGTtcgattttgttgtgctaaaaataaagtacatGTCCAATAAAAAGGTACATTGAAAAAAGTACCTATTTATAGGTATTTTTGAgtcgtttaaaaaaaatactaatagcaaaacatagctgcatatatatttaaaaaagccagaactagctataaaataacaGTGATGGTAAAGCTGGAAAAACATCGATTATTTctattgttttcaaaatactACAACGAACTAATCGATGCATCAAGcgggaaataaaaaattattgtaaataaaattataacaaaaaaattggtcatttattattatttgaaaaatttcttgtattttttaacaagTAACAAAAGAATCGAATCAATCGATTGCACATCGATGTTTGCGCGCTATCTCAATAATTTGCTATTTTTTCAGACGCAAATCGTAGTTGCACATGCCTTAATTTGAGTTTTAGTACTATTTCATTCAATCATTTAGGCTTTTGTTGATCACACACGTACAGATAAATTTTCAGCGTAGTAattttggcatttaattaagtCAACTCGCAGTTTCATTCTCGCCTTCAATCGTGTCGGACGCAAGCAACGCGAGTACGAAAGAGTAGCGCAAAGAGGAACGGCCATTTTGACGCACGCACTGTGCGAttacaaaataagaataaaaatacaaattataaatacataatacagtaatattttcaaaattattgcaCAAAATTATAAGTGAAGCAAATCACAGAAAACGTGACCCAATATTTGGGCTAAAAGCAGAGGCGACAATTAACAAAGCGTTCGCTGTTTTATCTGTGAATTAAGTGCAAGAATTTTCCATTGGCGGCGTTTCCTTTTCCTTTGTACGCAGCACGCGCTTTATTTACCGTTCCGTTGTTCAGATGAAGCTTTAACGAGGATAAcgaaatcaaaaaaacaaataagctaAAATGCTCGAGTCACCCACTTTTATTGAGAATAGTGATTGTTATGATGGCAGCCGCATTTTTACCTGGCTGGCCGACATGGTTGGCCTGTCTGTTGATTTGGTAAGTATTtatttcccctctctctctctctctctctctctctctctctctctctttctatgtgtgtgtgcgtatatcTGCTTTGTTGTTAAATAATGCAACACTGCTGCGGCAACTTTAAACCGCATTGCTTTGAGACAGAATACACACTTTGCTCtctttttaacaaaaattaccacaaaaattaattaattgtgaaGTACAAACAATACTTTTAGTAGCgcaagtttgtttgttgtttatttttgcaattgcatgtatgtgtatttgtgtagCTTGTCAATAATTTAGTGAAGGCTAAACGCCGGctgcatattttgttttaaggtGAAATATAAGGTGTATTCCccgtctctctctttctcactcctTCTTCCTCAATCCAAACAGGCGCAACACGTCATATTGCAAACTTTTGACAAGCACGAATTCCAGTTAGAATTTAAGCTTTATGGCTGATTTGATTTATTCCTATTGGGAAAACTACTCACACAGCATTTTGACGCTCCAATTAGACGTTTAACAAAAGCATTTGATTggctgtttattttatttattctgctCTAGTTGTGTATTGTGTACATTGTGTTCTATCACGCTGTCATTAACCTCTGCCGTTTGCtcaatgctgttgttgtgtatgtgtatatttacacataaatgtatatacacgtatatttcatatttgtacAATCTTATGGCATAAACAACTGAGTTAAATCAGCGTCTCATATCAGCGGTTTATATATAGCTGTATGTTTTTGCGGCTACaaactttaactattttttttatggttagCAATCGGCAcgtgtatatttaaaacttgtgcatcattttataaaattgtgtaATTGAAAGAGTTGGGTGCGAATTAATCACATCACTTGACGATGCCAATTGAGTCAACAGTTgaaacagcaactgcagcagagACACGTTTAACCTATTCTCAgtcccccctccccccctctctctctcgttctcccactctctctcacacacacacacacttggaaAGCATTtcgcatttgcataaatgaaCACAAGCATGACAACGCAACCCAAAGAGAGCTgaaggagagagggagaggctTTAAGAAGAGCGAGTAGGTGATTAGCACTTGaattgcatatgtatgtgtgtgtatgtgtacttGTGCTTATAAGCTCGTCTTGTGGTCCACTTGAATAACGACATTCAATCCGTATTGAGTGCTGCTTAGTGGCTGCTAATCTAATGCAAATGCAGGCTAGAACcttttgttaacaatttgcattagatttaacaacaaaatgaattgtgaattgtattaatttcaatttgtttgatGATCTAATCCACAATGTCGTCAGCGCAACGAAAGCAGATGCGAGAAATGTCAATATAGTTCTTAAGTGTTTCCCACGAATTCTAAAACAAatactcacacacgcacatgctTACAAAAGTCCCAAATCTGTACAgtattactttttgtttttatcaatttatttgaatttaaatttaaaacgctgctttttgtttgtaaacaaaaaattaacaacagcTGTGAGAGTGTGAGCCGATgccgatgacgatgacaatgactcagagagagacagagacagagtgtGTGCGGTCAGACAGGGCTCACGGTCACAGGGTGTTTCACGTACATGTGTATTTCGACTATAAGCGGTAAATTGGCTCGCTCACAGTTTttactgttttattttttttgttttacgtgTGACACATTTCAATTCGCAAGAAGGTCGTCTTGTGgctgtggttgtgtgtgtgtgggtgtgggtggtGTGATGTGGTGTGGCGTGGCGTGGTGTAATCGTTGCTAGCTTATCATTAGcaccaaatattttgttagttttattatGTAAATTGTTATGAAGGCCAAAATCAAGCACGCAAATACACaaagaaatgtatatacaCACTTTGAAGTATTTCTGGCTTAACTGCCAATTGtccaatatatatttttgagcatttatatttgcagtgttaattaaataaactgccGCAAACAGCTCACAGCCGGCTTTAAACAACTTGGCGCTCTTTcgtcctctctctctctctctctctctctctctctctctctctctttctgtctctctctgtgtatCTACATCACCCACGTATCGGCGatcttttcttaattttttctctacttttgttgttgttaaacaCTCTCGTATTTTGCGCTTTTCGGaaatttttgctgcttttgcgCAGCAACAGTTGTGGACCTGTGAACCAGAACTGGTTCATGTGCACAAAGATCAAAGTCCAAAGCAGCAACATAAAAACAGCTGTAAATCGTAATTGACATGCGTGTCAACCAGTTGCGTCCAAtgcaagagcgagagagcaaaagagagagggagacagaaaAGTGAGAGCGCACTGTCAGTTTTGTGTTATTTACACCAATTCTCTCACACTCGCCATTTCACTTGGAGTTcataaattacatatattaaattaatagcgGTGTGACCTTGAAGAATTATGATAtgatatttctataaattgtTGGCAGCACGTTGCGTATACATTATTTGCTACCATCAGATAGTATTTCttcctctctcgctcttttgcTCTccagcttttgcttttgctttggctGTTTGTCTTGTCAGCTGGCAACtaacagctgttgctgccaagTGGCGCCACTTTATTAttagtgtttgttgttgttttttttatttttatctgaaattttgtatttgccGGTTGTTGTGAATACACTAGTGCAAAAGGTTTGTCGGCAAGTTTGATCAGCTGTTTCTCATTTTGCTTTACATTCAATTCTGTTAGCTGCACTTTTGTTAACAGATATTTAAATGGGggattttaaaacaataacaatttgtatTCCCGTTTTTGTTTGTGAGTGTAGCTAAGCTTTGGCGCaccgaaaaaatatttaacttttttttatcgcgCGTACAcaccaaattgttgttgctgctttta harbors:
- the LOC117782863 gene encoding mesoderm induction early response protein 1; the encoded protein is MAGRELTITPTKRERRKSPAMSFASPSGCASDSGSVQPLPMSPTSSVADTTFEPTIDMMVNDFDDEATLNEEEALADQEAHNPEDEIATLREESEMPIEELLAKYSSMTNAALTTSPAAGTSSFKRSTSSSSSRRRRATKRQYQEPEVGNTTATTTSVEETTSVVTDKDEPEESLAAVSDCASLNAAVVDTDEVPGVLPPEVNKKQHRSHLLDLYPDESFGSSSAQHTMEQLESFTPLQTLFEEIEAGEGEEEEEGDSDTDSDDARKIIMVGADFQAEIPEGLSLYGDVLPYENEDQLIWEPSQVSEREVEDYLAKIQETRSLATPPEEAVLAEGEEIAAAGIEANVSATVAATAPAAATVSSSDLDAVVKDNEQALHLLVQCGYDFKEALRRKRLNVLPLSDTMSSWSEEECQKFEEGIQKFGKDFYQIRQNQVRTRTMRELVQFYYLWKKSERRDQSFALNDTIDHMDVFINEVVDRPGNGMGTGNSNNNGNSSNNNGNSNNNGNGNGNGSCSSHTSSCSSSNGHSNGNGNGNGNVANIDHTLEKDAVTVRKSTTKNYSIMTGGQAGGGSASGTNRKRGASFALEEHNDDQENVVDSLS